One Salvelinus fontinalis isolate EN_2023a chromosome 11, ASM2944872v1, whole genome shotgun sequence DNA window includes the following coding sequences:
- the fgb gene encoding fibrinogen beta chain translates to MKWLLLLCLCVYAVRCQDDYDEYDTGDKTDPKTVVDPRGHRPLSKGRETYTPARNNPVPISGGGRYRGRPTEAPARGTEQEKEEQPEAGGCTHASEEMGVLCPTGCELKTAILKQERNVKEEVRRMQKDVDDLSRSSNTIYNYVDGMSSALRERQLVSNENGDLVSQYTDSLESQHAFAKEAIDTVFPSNIRILQGVLEKIRMKIQRVEKAILAQRDGCREQCTVSCPIPVVSGKECEDIYRKGGRDSGMYLIQPDSFYQPYKVYCDQTTQNGGWTTIQNRMDGSVDFGRRWDNYRSGFGNIAFDVGKGHCNTPGEYWLGNERISQLTKQGPTEVLMELEDWSGNKVHAQYKQFTIQSEASKYVMAINGYSGTAGNVMLEGATSLSGENRTMTIHNGMMFSTYDRDNDNWTPGDPSKQCSREDGGGWWYNRCHSANPNGRYYWGGAYTRYMAKHGTDDGMVWMNWKGSWYSLKAICMKIRPYFASR, encoded by the exons ATGAAGTGGCTACTGCTACTCTGCCTGTGTGTCTATGCTGTCCGTTGTCAAGACGACTACGACGAATATGACACG GGTGATAAGACTGAT CCCAAAACAGTGGTGGACCCTCGTGGCCACCGACCCTTGTCCAAGGGGCGTGAGACCTACACCCCCGCCCGCAACAACCCCGTTCCCATCAGCGGTGGTGGCCGTTACCGGGGGCGACCCACGGAGGCTCCCGCCAGAGGCACAGAGCAGGAGAAGGAGGAGCAACCAGAGGCTGGGGGATGCACACATGCCTCTGAAGAGATG ggggtgctgtgtcCTACAGGCTGTGAGCTGAAGACGGCCATACTGAAACAAGAGAGGAACGTAAAAGAGGAAGTCAGGAGGATGCAGAAGGACGTGGACGACCTGTCCAGGTCCTCTAACACCATCTATAACTACGTAGACGGAATGTCCTCCgcgctgagagagagacaactggTCAGCAATG aGAATGGTGACCTGGTGAGTCAGTACACGGACAGTCTGGAGTCCCAGCATGCCTTTGCAAAGGAGGCTATAGACACAGTCTTCCCCTCTAACATtag GATACTGCAAGGAGTCCTGGAGAAGATCCGCATGAAGATCCAGAGAGTGGAGAAGGCCATCCTGGCCCAGAGAGACGGATGCAGGGAGCAGTGCACCGTCTCCTGCCCCATACCTGTTGTCTCTG GTAAGGAGTGTGAGGACATCTACAGGAAAGGAGGAAGGGATTCTGGGATGTATCTGATCCAGCCTGACTCCTTCTATCAGCCCTACAAGGTCTACTGTGACCAGACCACTCAGAATGGAG GCTGGACCACTATTCAGAATAGGATGGACGGTTCTGTAGACTTCGGCCGGCGTTGGGACAACTACCGCAGCGGTTTTGGGAATATCGCCTTCGACGTCGGGAAGGGACACTGCAATACTCCAG GGGAGTACTGGCTGGGTAACGAACGCATCAGTCAGCTAACCAAGCAGGGTCCCACTGAGGTCCTCATGGAGTTGGAGGATTGGTCCGGCAACAAGGTCCACGCCCAGTACAAACAGTTTACTATACAG AGCGAGGCGTCCAAATATGTGATGGCGATCAACGGGTACTCTGGTACGGCCGGTAACGTGATGCTGGAGGGAGCTACATCGCTGTCTGGAGAGAACCGGACCATGACCATCCACAACGGAATGATGTTCAGCACCTACGACAGAGACAACGATAACTG GACTCCAGGTGATCCGTCCAAGCAGTGCTCCCGTGAGGACGGCGGTGGCTGGTGGTACAACAGGTGTCACTCAGCCAATCCAAACGGCCGTTACTACTGGGGCGGGGCTTACACGCGGTACAT